A genomic stretch from Chryseobacterium sp. SNU WT5 includes:
- the udk gene encoding uridine kinase produces the protein MLVIGIAGGTGSGKTTVVNKILQQLNTEGVNVLSQDNYYHDNQHLTLSEREMLNYDHPKSIDFELLIKHVKALKNGEMIEQPIYSFVTHSRTGDHVSIEPRNVLIVEGILVLTNSDLLNEYDLKVFVHADSDERLIRRIRRDTQERGRDLQEVLHRYQTTLKPMHQEFIEPSKNEADLIVPNMKQNTVAIDFLSTVINNTLKQTH, from the coding sequence ATGCTCGTTATCGGAATTGCAGGAGGAACTGGATCAGGAAAAACTACTGTAGTCAATAAAATTCTTCAGCAACTTAATACAGAGGGAGTCAACGTACTTTCTCAGGACAATTATTATCACGATAATCAGCATCTTACCTTGTCAGAAAGAGAAATGCTGAATTATGATCACCCAAAATCAATCGATTTTGAATTGCTTATTAAACACGTGAAAGCTTTGAAAAATGGCGAGATGATTGAGCAACCGATCTATTCATTTGTTACGCATTCCAGAACTGGTGACCACGTTTCGATAGAACCGAGAAATGTTTTAATTGTCGAAGGAATTTTGGTGTTAACAAATTCTGACCTATTGAATGAGTACGACTTAAAAGTATTTGTTCATGCCGATTCAGATGAAAGATTAATCAGAAGAATTCGTCGTGACACGCAAGAACGCGGCCGTGATTTACAGGAAGTTTTACATCGTTACCAGACGACCCTGAAACCGATGCATCAGGAATTCATAGAGCCGTCCAAAAATGAAGCAGATTTAATTGTTCCGAATATGAAACAAAATACGGTGGCGATTGATTTTCTTTCTACAGTGATCAATAATACTTTAAAACAAACCCATTAA
- a CDS encoding SDR family oxidoreductase, giving the protein MKNKVAYITGGTKGIGLGIAKALQAQGIIVAISGRNKEDAEQIAQELSTNENKIFGVGSNVRNFEDEKSAVSEIVHKFGKIDYVIANAGMGVFKPVDELSVEEWSSMIDTNLTGIFHTLKASVEELKKSEGYFITISSLAGTNFFENGSGYNASKFGAVGFTQAAMLDLRKYNIKVSTIMPGSVATHFNNHVPSEKDAWKIQPEDIGQLVVDLLKMNPRTLPSKIEIRPSKPGA; this is encoded by the coding sequence ATGAAAAACAAAGTCGCTTATATTACTGGTGGAACCAAAGGTATTGGACTTGGAATCGCAAAAGCATTGCAAGCTCAAGGTATTATTGTTGCTATTTCCGGTAGAAATAAAGAAGATGCTGAGCAAATTGCCCAGGAACTTTCGACCAATGAAAATAAAATTTTCGGTGTTGGATCAAATGTTAGGAATTTTGAAGATGAAAAAAGTGCAGTCTCCGAAATCGTGCATAAATTTGGAAAAATAGATTACGTGATTGCGAATGCGGGAATGGGTGTTTTTAAACCTGTTGATGAATTGTCTGTTGAAGAATGGTCCTCAATGATCGACACCAATCTTACAGGGATTTTCCACACTTTAAAAGCATCAGTTGAAGAATTGAAAAAATCGGAAGGGTATTTTATTACTATTTCTAGCTTGGCGGGAACCAATTTCTTTGAAAATGGGTCGGGCTACAATGCCTCGAAATTTGGTGCAGTTGGTTTCACACAAGCAGCAATGCTAGATTTACGAAAGTACAATATTAAAGTTTCGACAATTATGCCGGGTTCTGTGGCTACTCATTTTAATAATCATGTACCATCTGAAAAAGACGCCTGGAAAATTCAACCTGAGGATATTGGACAGTTAGTGGTAGATTTATTGAAAATGAATCCAAGAACCTTACCGAGCAAAATCGAGATCAGACCTTCAAAACCTGGCGCCTAA
- a CDS encoding electron transfer flavoprotein subunit beta/FixA family protein gives MKILVCISSVPDTTSKINFTADKSAFDKNGIQWVINPWDEFALSKAVKLQADGTTVTVINVGDATTEPVIRKALAIGANDAIRINTEPKDSFSVAKEIANVAQSGAYDLVLCGRESIDYNGGAVPGMVAQLLNQPFVNACVGLDVNGSEATAIREIEGGKETISVKLPAVIAGQKGLVEEKDLIIPNMRGIMSARSKPLTVNEPVNTEVKVDAVSYDSVPARAAVKMVSPDNLDELVRLLHEEAKVI, from the coding sequence ATGAAAATATTAGTTTGTATCAGTAGTGTTCCGGATACTACGTCCAAAATTAATTTTACAGCAGACAAATCTGCTTTTGACAAAAACGGCATTCAGTGGGTCATTAACCCTTGGGATGAGTTTGCTTTAAGCAAAGCGGTTAAATTACAAGCCGATGGAACTACTGTAACAGTAATCAATGTTGGAGATGCGACAACGGAACCTGTGATCAGAAAAGCTTTGGCAATAGGTGCCAACGATGCCATCAGAATAAATACTGAACCAAAAGACAGTTTTTCAGTAGCCAAAGAAATTGCAAATGTTGCCCAAAGTGGAGCGTATGATTTAGTTCTTTGTGGAAGAGAATCTATCGATTACAATGGTGGAGCAGTACCAGGAATGGTAGCTCAATTATTGAATCAACCATTCGTTAATGCTTGTGTTGGTTTGGATGTAAATGGTTCCGAAGCAACAGCGATTAGAGAAATTGAAGGCGGAAAAGAAACGATTTCTGTAAAATTGCCGGCGGTTATTGCCGGACAAAAAGGATTGGTAGAAGAAAAGGATTTAATTATCCCAAATATGCGTGGTATTATGTCTGCTCGGTCAAAGCCTTTAACAGTAAATGAACCAGTAAATACGGAAGTAAAAGTTGATGCTGTTTCTTACGATTCGGTTCCAGCAAGAGCAGCAGTGAAAATGGTTTCGCCAGACAATCTTGACGAATTAGTGAGATTGCTTCACGAAGAAGCGAAAGTAATTTAA
- a CDS encoding FtsB family cell division protein, protein MEDLIKEIKPKSAKFKFLQKYVVNKYFVTIFLFLVWMVFFDSTSFLVINELNGEVNKYEQQLAYYQSEYQKNDEFYKKLMNNKAEKEKYARENYFMKKPNEEIFILVVDSANAVKK, encoded by the coding sequence ATGGAAGATTTAATTAAAGAAATAAAACCTAAATCGGCGAAGTTTAAATTCCTCCAGAAATATGTGGTGAATAAGTATTTTGTGACCATATTTCTTTTTTTAGTCTGGATGGTTTTTTTCGACAGTACTTCATTTTTAGTCATCAATGAATTGAACGGAGAAGTCAATAAATATGAGCAACAGCTTGCGTACTATCAATCGGAGTATCAAAAAAATGATGAGTTCTACAAGAAATTGATGAACAATAAAGCAGAGAAGGAAAAGTATGCACGCGAGAACTACTTTATGAAAAAACCAAATGAGGAAATTTTCATTTTGGTGGTAGACAGTGCAAATGCAGTTAAGAAATAA
- a CDS encoding methylmalonyl-CoA mutase family protein, translated as MFKKTPLQDWEAVVQKQLKTENIYGILSKEDLEDIVIKPYYDAVAKPLNNLPKIEESTHLVGPYRESSEDNIFAFLLDENVEDLEEKVIFVNNKELAEHISPEETNRYFSLIDIFSEDKKGEIDQQLCKELLAKDFERNICVDVSLHQNAGASIVQQLSISLAKTKELTEIFGREILDKIIFKVAVGSNYFFEIAKIRALKLLFNQFSKEFELDQIPYVFAENTCRNKSKSDAENNLIRSTLELSATMIGGADAIFSNDYKIENSDSVSQEISFKQQIVLAYESIINVFEDAGNGSYYIEELTQQFAEKSWKLFVEMEEEGGYCELLKKGWIQEKISEHAIKEQNWVEEGKIKIIGVNLYPKLEKTKSVENLYSSNEIKAVRLAEMFE; from the coding sequence ATGTTTAAAAAAACACCACTTCAAGACTGGGAGGCTGTCGTTCAAAAACAATTAAAGACCGAAAATATTTATGGTATCTTATCTAAAGAAGATCTTGAAGATATTGTGATTAAACCTTATTATGATGCCGTAGCCAAACCACTAAACAATCTGCCTAAAATTGAGGAATCAACGCACTTAGTCGGTCCTTATCGCGAAAGTTCAGAAGATAATATCTTTGCTTTTTTGCTGGACGAAAATGTTGAAGATTTGGAAGAAAAAGTGATTTTTGTAAATAATAAAGAATTAGCTGAGCATATCTCACCTGAAGAAACCAACCGTTATTTTTCTTTAATCGATATTTTTTCAGAGGATAAAAAAGGCGAAATCGATCAGCAACTATGCAAAGAACTTCTAGCCAAAGATTTCGAAAGAAATATTTGTGTTGATGTTTCCCTTCATCAGAATGCAGGGGCTTCAATCGTTCAACAATTGTCGATTTCTTTGGCAAAAACAAAAGAATTAACCGAAATTTTCGGTCGGGAGATTTTAGACAAAATTATTTTTAAAGTAGCTGTAGGTAGTAATTATTTCTTTGAGATTGCAAAGATCCGTGCATTGAAGTTGCTTTTTAATCAATTCTCTAAAGAGTTCGAATTAGACCAAATTCCATATGTTTTTGCGGAAAATACGTGCCGTAATAAATCAAAAAGTGATGCGGAGAATAATCTGATCCGTTCTACCCTGGAACTTTCTGCAACGATGATTGGTGGAGCAGATGCCATTTTTAGCAATGATTATAAAATTGAGAATTCAGATTCCGTTTCTCAGGAAATTTCATTTAAGCAACAGATCGTTTTAGCATATGAAAGCATCATTAATGTTTTTGAAGATGCCGGGAATGGCAGTTATTATATTGAAGAACTAACGCAGCAATTTGCAGAGAAATCCTGGAAGTTATTTGTAGAAATGGAAGAAGAAGGTGGTTACTGCGAACTTTTGAAAAAAGGTTGGATTCAGGAAAAAATTTCTGAGCATGCGATCAAAGAGCAAAATTGGGTAGAAGAAGGAAAAATTAAAATTATCGGTGTAAATCTTTATCCGAAATTAGAGAAAACGAAGTCTGTAGAAAATTTATATTCATCAAATGAAATTAAAGCAGTTCGGCTGGCAGAAATGTTCGAGTAA
- a CDS encoding dipeptidase, which produces MKETLNYIQENKQRYVDELFELLKIASISADPAYKDEVLKCADEVSKFLKDAGADAVEVCPTEGYPIVYGEKIIDKSLPTVLVYGHYDVQPPDPLELWTKPPFEPYIEKTEIHPEGAIFARGSADDKGQFFMHIKAFEAMMKTNTLPCNVKFIFEGEEEVGSESLEAFVKKNKEKLSCDVILISDTHIYSNEQPTVTTGLRGLSYVEVQVEGPNRDLHSGLYGGAVPNPIHVLSRMIANLIDEDGHITIDGFYDNVETLSDEERAEMNKLKDDPEHFKKSIGLNGVEGEKGYTTLERTSIRPTLDCNGIWGGYIGEGAKTVIPSKAFAKISMRLVPYQTPSEITEKFTKYFEKIAPANVKVKVTPHHGGMPYVLPSDTKEFLAAKAAMETAFGKEVLPYRSGGSIPITAMFEEILEAKSVLMGFGLDSDAIHSPNEHYGLYNFYKGIESIPLFFENYTKS; this is translated from the coding sequence ATGAAAGAAACATTAAATTACATTCAGGAAAATAAACAACGCTACGTTGATGAGCTTTTTGAATTATTAAAAATTGCTTCCATCAGTGCAGATCCAGCTTATAAAGATGAAGTGTTAAAATGTGCAGACGAAGTTTCAAAATTTTTGAAAGACGCAGGTGCCGATGCCGTTGAAGTTTGTCCTACTGAAGGGTATCCAATTGTATACGGTGAAAAAATAATCGATAAAAGTTTACCTACCGTTTTAGTATATGGACATTACGATGTGCAACCACCAGACCCACTTGAATTATGGACTAAGCCTCCATTCGAACCCTATATTGAAAAAACTGAAATTCACCCCGAAGGAGCAATTTTCGCCAGAGGCTCTGCTGACGATAAAGGACAGTTTTTCATGCACATTAAAGCGTTCGAGGCGATGATGAAAACAAACACTTTACCTTGTAATGTTAAATTTATTTTTGAAGGTGAAGAAGAAGTAGGTTCTGAAAGTTTAGAAGCTTTTGTGAAAAAAAATAAAGAAAAATTATCTTGTGACGTCATTTTAATTTCGGATACCCATATTTATTCCAACGAACAGCCAACAGTTACAACAGGTTTAAGAGGTTTAAGTTATGTAGAAGTACAAGTAGAAGGCCCAAACAGGGATTTGCATTCAGGATTATACGGAGGAGCTGTTCCGAACCCAATTCACGTACTTTCACGCATGATTGCTAACTTAATTGATGAAGATGGCCATATAACCATTGATGGTTTTTATGATAATGTAGAAACGCTTTCTGATGAGGAAAGAGCAGAAATGAATAAGTTAAAAGATGATCCGGAACATTTCAAAAAATCAATTGGTCTAAATGGAGTAGAAGGTGAAAAAGGATATACAACATTAGAAAGAACATCTATTCGTCCAACCTTGGACTGCAACGGAATTTGGGGCGGTTACATTGGCGAAGGTGCAAAAACTGTTATACCGTCCAAAGCATTTGCAAAAATATCAATGAGATTGGTTCCTTACCAAACACCGTCAGAAATCACGGAAAAATTTACCAAATATTTTGAAAAAATTGCACCTGCTAATGTGAAAGTTAAAGTTACACCACATCATGGTGGTATGCCATATGTTTTGCCAAGCGATACCAAAGAATTCTTGGCGGCGAAAGCAGCCATGGAAACTGCTTTCGGTAAAGAAGTGCTTCCGTACAGAAGTGGTGGTAGTATCCCCATTACCGCCATGTTTGAAGAAATACTGGAGGCGAAATCTGTTTTGATGGGCTTTGGATTAGATTCTGATGCAATTCACTCCCCAAATGAGCATTACGGCTTATATAATTTTTACAAGGGAATCGAAAGTATTCCATTGTTTTTCGAGAACTATACCAAATCTTAG
- a CDS encoding class I SAM-dependent methyltransferase, with translation MEYKILDKEVQQYINANLQTDLHSLLLKKSPFAEVSMLEIVQQIKGKKVALKKFPFLLKEEIIFPPNLNLEQASSQATAEFKAQDLQGKSFLDLTTGFGIDAYFLSQNFDEVTLVEQNPELIEIVKHNWDILDRNAVFSNQNLEDFLSGNKERFDLIYLDPARRDEHKNKKFLLEDLSPNLLQIQRQLRKITDQIIIKLSPLIDISYLLSELKNITEIQIIAVRNEVKELLVFIKPKTLKEKIKIVCTNLETNESSFSFEYDTEKSAVSEYSEPLQYLYIPNNAVLKSGGFNSVSEKFTLKKLHRNSHFYTAEDLKSEFPGRILKVETIDSKNIKKGDQFNIISKNYPLSPDEIKKKYKIKDGGKDYLIFTQTEKNKIILRTF, from the coding sequence GTGGAATACAAAATATTAGACAAAGAAGTTCAACAATACATTAATGCAAATCTACAAACGGATTTGCATTCTTTGTTATTGAAAAAATCGCCATTTGCAGAAGTTTCGATGCTGGAAATCGTACAGCAAATTAAAGGTAAAAAGGTGGCACTCAAAAAATTTCCTTTTCTGTTGAAGGAAGAAATTATTTTCCCGCCTAATCTTAATTTAGAACAAGCTTCGTCACAAGCGACAGCAGAATTTAAAGCACAGGATCTACAAGGAAAAAGTTTTCTGGATTTGACTACCGGATTTGGTATTGATGCTTATTTCTTATCGCAAAACTTTGATGAAGTAACCTTAGTGGAGCAAAACCCTGAACTAATTGAGATTGTAAAACATAACTGGGATATATTAGATAGAAATGCAGTCTTTAGCAATCAAAATTTAGAGGATTTCCTATCAGGAAATAAAGAAAGATTTGATCTGATTTATTTGGATCCGGCAAGGAGAGATGAACACAAGAATAAAAAATTTCTACTGGAAGATTTATCACCAAACCTTTTGCAGATTCAAAGACAATTGCGCAAAATAACTGATCAGATCATCATCAAACTTTCCCCACTCATCGATATTTCGTATCTGCTATCGGAGCTTAAGAATATTACTGAAATCCAAATCATTGCGGTTCGAAATGAAGTGAAGGAATTATTGGTCTTTATTAAACCTAAGACGTTAAAAGAAAAAATAAAAATTGTTTGCACCAATCTCGAAACTAATGAAAGTTCTTTTTCTTTCGAATATGATACTGAAAAATCGGCGGTTTCTGAATATTCAGAACCTCTTCAGTACTTATATATTCCCAACAATGCAGTTTTGAAATCTGGTGGCTTTAACAGTGTTTCCGAGAAGTTTACTTTAAAGAAGTTGCACCGTAATTCCCATTTTTACACTGCTGAAGACTTAAAATCAGAGTTTCCTGGTAGGATTTTAAAGGTTGAAACAATTGATTCTAAAAATATTAAGAAAGGAGATCAATTCAATATCATTTCAAAGAATTATCCCTTGTCTCCTGATGAAATCAAGAAGAAATATAAAATTAAAGATGGTGGAAAAGACTATTTAATCTTTACACAAACAGAAAAAAATAAAATTATTTTAAGAACTTTTTAG